From a single Buchnera aphidicola (Aphis craccivora) genomic region:
- the fis gene encoding DNA-binding transcriptional regulator Fis — MPENLIDKKFLVNFTKDNQNKVIKKPLRLLVKKSLENYLLNLDNTKYINNLYPLILSELEQPLLDVIMQYTRGNQTKAALMMGINRSTLRKKLKKYGMN; from the coding sequence ATGCCAGAAAATTTAATAGATAAAAAATTTTTAGTAAACTTTACTAAAGATAATCAAAATAAAGTTATAAAAAAACCTTTGCGTTTATTAGTTAAAAAATCTTTAGAAAATTATTTATTAAATTTAGATAATACTAAATATATTAATAATTTATACCCATTAATATTATCTGAACTTGAACAGCCATTACTAGATGTAATCATGCAATATACACGTGGAAATCAAACAAAAGCTGCTTTAATGATGGGTATAAATCGTAGTACTTTACGAAAAAAATTAAAAAAATATGGTATGAATTAA
- the rluD gene encoding 23S rRNA pseudouridine(1911/1915/1917) synthase RluD codes for MKKKKISILAPYNTISGKRLDLTISQIFRKYSRSCIKNWILTNHVYVNDKIENKPNKKILGGEKITIYPIFKKIISDLPENISLNIVYEDNDLLVINKSPGVVVHPGAGNNSNTILNGLLYHYENSKYLPRCGIVHRLDKNTSGLMVIAKTIFAYYYLVELLKSKKVIREYQAIVKGNMISGGTINCPIMRHPTKRICMIAHESGKPAITHYRIIKRFKFYTHILLKLETGRTHQIRAHMLHIKYPLLGDPLYGGINYSFNYLQKKCFFKNEVFFRQALHAHYIEFLNPTTKKLISFRTDLPNDMKDLILNLEQQL; via the coding sequence TTGAAAAAAAAAAAAATAAGTATATTAGCTCCTTATAACACAATTTCAGGAAAAAGATTAGATTTAACTATTTCTCAAATTTTTCGGAAGTATTCGCGTTCCTGTATTAAAAATTGGATTCTTACCAATCATGTATATGTTAATGATAAAATAGAAAACAAACCTAATAAAAAAATATTAGGAGGTGAAAAAATTACTATTTACCCAATTTTTAAAAAGATAATATCTGATTTACCGGAAAATATTTCTTTAAATATTGTATATGAAGATAATGACTTATTAGTTATAAATAAATCTCCTGGTGTCGTTGTTCACCCTGGAGCTGGAAACAATAGTAATACAATTTTAAATGGATTATTATATCATTATGAAAATAGTAAATATTTACCTCGTTGCGGAATTGTTCATCGTTTAGATAAAAATACGAGCGGTTTAATGGTGATAGCTAAAACAATTTTTGCGTATTATTATTTAGTAGAATTATTAAAATCTAAAAAAGTTATTCGAGAATATCAAGCTATTGTAAAAGGAAATATGATTTCTGGTGGTACAATTAACTGCCCTATAATGCGTCATCCTACTAAAAGAATATGTATGATAGCACATGAATCAGGAAAACCTGCTATTACACATTATAGAATAATTAAACGATTTAAATTTTATACACATATCTTATTAAAATTAGAAACAGGTCGAACTCATCAAATTCGCGCTCATATGTTACATATTAAATACCCTTTATTAGGTGATCCTTTATACGGTGGGATCAATTATTCTTTTAACTATTTACAAAAAAAGTGTTTTTTTAAAAATGAAGTTTTTTTTCGTCAAGCATTACATGCGCATTATATTGAATTTTTAAATCCTACTACTAAAAAATTAATTAGTTTTAGAACTGATTTACCTAATGATATGAAAGATCTTATTCTCAATTTAGAGCAACAACTATAA